One Peribacillus simplex NBRC 15720 = DSM 1321 genomic region harbors:
- the kdpA gene encoding potassium-transporting ATPase subunit KdpA, translated as MDLLQIVVVLAIAVILAIPMAKYLTDVYSLELTKQDRVFGRMENFIFKLSGIKTEDMKWQQYAKALLMSNLVMFIVSYLIIRFQWELPGNPSKIDNMEPLLALNTAASFLTNTNLQHYSGESGLSYLSQMAVIIFLMFTTPATGIALCIAFFRGLTSQRSLGNFYVDVIRTITRVLLPLSILIGLVLVSQGVPQTFSPTAVATTLEGATQNIARGPVAALESIKHIGTNGGGFFGVNSAHPFENPNGFTNVLEILSMILIPAALPLTFGYMAKNKKQGWILFSARAFMLFLFLSITYFNEKNGNPALEQIGLSQKDGSMEGKEVRFGVAQSALFTSITTAATTGSVNNMHDTLTPLGSIAPLAMMMVNCVFGGDGVGTVNILMYSILAVFLAGLMVGRTPEFLGKKIEGREMKLIAIAILLHPLIILVPSSIALATQMGSAAISNPGFHGITQVIYEFTSSAANNGSGFEGLGDNTPFWNVSTTLVMLFGRYFSMIAMIAVAGSLMVKKRVPETIGTFKTDNSTFLVILLASVLIIGALTFFPIIALGPVAEWLTIR; from the coding sequence ATGGATCTATTGCAAATCGTTGTGGTATTGGCAATTGCGGTTATATTGGCCATACCAATGGCTAAATATTTAACGGATGTTTATTCCCTTGAATTAACGAAACAAGATCGCGTGTTTGGGAGGATGGAAAATTTTATCTTTAAGCTATCCGGGATTAAAACGGAGGATATGAAATGGCAGCAGTACGCCAAGGCACTGCTGATGAGTAATTTAGTGATGTTCATTGTCTCTTATTTAATCATTCGCTTCCAATGGGAGTTACCTGGCAACCCCAGTAAGATAGACAATATGGAGCCATTGTTGGCATTGAATACCGCTGCAAGCTTTCTTACGAATACCAATTTACAGCATTATAGTGGAGAATCGGGACTTTCTTATTTATCTCAAATGGCAGTAATCATATTCTTGATGTTCACGACCCCAGCTACCGGCATTGCTTTATGTATCGCTTTTTTTAGGGGCTTAACAAGCCAGCGGAGTCTAGGAAACTTCTATGTGGATGTAATCCGAACGATTACTCGAGTTTTGCTTCCATTATCGATATTGATTGGTTTAGTCCTAGTATCCCAAGGCGTACCGCAAACATTTAGCCCAACGGCAGTTGCGACAACATTAGAAGGAGCAACCCAAAATATAGCAAGGGGACCTGTAGCGGCACTGGAATCCATTAAGCACATAGGGACAAACGGAGGAGGGTTCTTTGGGGTCAACTCAGCCCATCCATTTGAAAATCCTAATGGTTTCACGAATGTCCTGGAAATATTATCCATGATTCTTATACCTGCTGCCCTCCCGTTGACGTTTGGATATATGGCGAAGAATAAGAAGCAAGGCTGGATCCTATTTTCAGCGAGGGCATTCATGCTATTTCTCTTCTTAAGCATTACTTATTTTAATGAGAAAAATGGCAATCCAGCACTGGAACAAATAGGCCTTTCACAAAAGGATGGAAGTATGGAGGGGAAAGAGGTTCGTTTCGGGGTGGCTCAGAGTGCTTTATTCACTAGCATAACTACAGCTGCAACTACAGGGTCGGTAAATAATATGCATGATACCCTAACACCGCTAGGAAGTATAGCTCCACTTGCAATGATGATGGTGAATTGTGTATTTGGCGGAGATGGTGTGGGGACGGTCAATATTCTCATGTATTCCATATTGGCTGTATTTCTTGCAGGACTTATGGTAGGACGTACACCTGAGTTTTTGGGTAAGAAAATTGAAGGCCGTGAGATGAAGTTAATAGCTATAGCGATTCTTCTCCACCCATTGATCATCTTAGTTCCATCGTCCATTGCTTTAGCGACACAAATGGGTTCAGCAGCTATATCAAACCCGGGATTTCATGGTATTACTCAAGTAATTTATGAGTTTACCTCTTCTGCAGCCAATAATGGTTCCGGTTTTGAAGGTTTAGGCGACAATACACCTTTTTGGAATGTTTCCACTACTTTAGTCATGTTATTCGGACGTTATTTTTCCATGATCGCCATGATCGCCGTCGCAGGATCATTAATGGTAAAGAAACGTGTTCCAGAGACTATCGGAACCTTCAAAACGGATAATAGTACGTTCCTTGTTATTCTTTTAGCTTCAGTTTTAATTATTGGAGCTTTGACTTTCTTTCCAATAATTGCACTTGGACCGGTTGCGGAGTGGCTTACGATTAGATAA
- the kdpB gene encoding potassium-transporting ATPase subunit KdpB, whose protein sequence is MSIERIANLNKNIVYEAVKEALKKLNPKVMARNPVMFVVEVGFAITLLLSIFPALFGGVADRGYNIAVSIILFVTIIFSNFAEALAEGRGKAQANSLKKTKQDTKARLIQKDGSVMIVDALQLLKGDMVLVKANELIPTDGEIIEGVAAIDESAITGESASVIKEPGGDFSSVTGGTKVISDFIKVKVSADPGESFLDRMINLVEGAKRQKTPNEIALGTLLVSLTIIFLLVCTTLVPIASYIHVTLPIATLVALLVCLIPTTIGGLLSAIGIAGIDRVTQFNVIAKSGKSVEAAGDINTIILDKTGTITHGNRMAFALIPVSGISQEELNQYAVYASLHDETPEGRSVLEFVKKNGLPEKLLNKNGTEGIEFTAETRMSGTDFPDGKRVRKGAVDTIMKYIVHQGGNVPIGLKDTCDEVAKKGGTPLVVTEGSRILGTIYLKDTVKPGMKERFNELRKMGIKTIMCTGDNPLTAETIAKEAGVDDFIAEAKPEDKISVIKREQADGKLVAMTGDGTNDAPALAQADVGLAMNTGTNAAKEAANMVDLDSDPTKIIEVVAIGKQLLMTRGALTTFSIANDVAKYFAIIPAMFMLAIPQMKALNIMGLATPQSAILSALIFNAIIIPLLIPLAMKGVKYVPMSATRLLSRNLFLYGLGGVLVPFLGIKLIDLLLVALKVA, encoded by the coding sequence ATGAGCATAGAGCGAATAGCAAATTTAAATAAGAACATTGTTTATGAGGCAGTTAAAGAAGCACTCAAAAAATTGAATCCAAAAGTTATGGCTCGCAATCCAGTAATGTTTGTAGTTGAAGTGGGGTTTGCCATTACGCTTCTTCTGTCTATATTTCCTGCGCTTTTTGGCGGAGTGGCTGATAGGGGGTATAACATTGCAGTATCCATCATTTTATTCGTAACGATCATTTTTTCTAATTTTGCCGAAGCTCTTGCAGAGGGACGCGGAAAGGCACAAGCCAATAGCCTCAAAAAGACAAAGCAGGATACTAAAGCAAGGTTAATCCAGAAAGATGGGTCCGTAATGATAGTCGATGCCTTGCAATTACTTAAAGGCGATATGGTTCTAGTGAAGGCAAACGAATTAATACCGACGGATGGAGAAATCATTGAAGGAGTGGCCGCTATAGATGAATCGGCGATCACGGGTGAATCAGCTTCCGTTATAAAAGAACCTGGTGGGGATTTCAGTTCTGTAACAGGAGGTACAAAAGTCATCAGTGATTTTATCAAAGTTAAAGTCAGTGCAGACCCTGGTGAATCCTTCCTTGATCGGATGATCAATTTGGTCGAAGGAGCTAAAAGGCAAAAAACACCGAATGAAATCGCACTAGGTACACTCCTAGTTAGCTTGACCATCATCTTTTTACTTGTATGTACCACGCTGGTTCCGATTGCGTCATATATTCATGTTACCCTTCCGATTGCTACCCTGGTAGCTTTGCTGGTTTGCCTGATCCCCACAACAATCGGGGGCTTACTCTCAGCGATAGGAATAGCAGGTATTGATAGGGTAACCCAATTTAATGTAATTGCGAAGTCAGGAAAATCTGTGGAAGCCGCAGGTGATATCAATACGATCATCCTAGATAAAACAGGAACCATAACACATGGTAACCGCATGGCCTTTGCCTTAATACCAGTAAGCGGTATAAGTCAGGAAGAGCTTAACCAATATGCCGTATACGCATCTTTACATGATGAAACCCCTGAGGGCCGATCTGTTTTGGAATTCGTAAAAAAAAATGGATTACCTGAAAAATTGCTGAATAAAAACGGTACGGAAGGAATTGAATTTACCGCAGAAACCAGAATGAGCGGAACGGACTTTCCTGATGGGAAAAGGGTCAGAAAGGGTGCGGTTGATACGATAATGAAATATATAGTGCATCAGGGAGGGAATGTGCCTATCGGTTTAAAAGACACTTGTGATGAAGTGGCCAAAAAAGGCGGTACTCCATTGGTTGTCACAGAGGGAAGCCGTATACTTGGCACTATATATTTGAAAGATACAGTGAAACCAGGCATGAAGGAACGTTTTAATGAATTAAGGAAAATGGGTATTAAAACCATAATGTGCACCGGGGATAATCCCCTAACAGCAGAAACAATCGCGAAAGAAGCAGGGGTCGATGATTTTATCGCCGAGGCTAAGCCAGAAGATAAAATCTCAGTCATCAAGAGGGAACAAGCGGATGGCAAGCTTGTTGCCATGACTGGAGATGGTACAAACGATGCGCCAGCATTGGCACAGGCAGATGTCGGATTGGCGATGAATACAGGGACAAATGCGGCGAAGGAAGCCGCCAATATGGTGGATTTAGATTCAGATCCAACAAAAATCATTGAAGTGGTAGCCATTGGCAAACAGTTGCTCATGACCCGGGGGGCATTGACAACCTTTAGCATCGCTAATGATGTAGCTAAATATTTTGCGATAATCCCAGCCATGTTCATGTTGGCGATACCTCAAATGAAAGCCCTGAACATTATGGGATTAGCGACACCCCAAAGCGCCATATTATCAGCTTTAATATTTAACGCCATCATCATTCCATTGCTTATACCCTTGGCAATGAAAGGGGTTAAATATGTTCCTATGAGCGCTACAAGATTATTGTCCAGGAATTTGTTCTTGTATGGATTAGGAGGAGTGTTAGTTCCCTTCTTGGGAATTAAATTAATTGATTTGCTTCTTGTTGCCTTAAAAGTAGCTTGA
- a CDS encoding carbon-nitrogen hydrolase family protein, which yields MKIKITACQFRVEKVSTFNEFQEQVENLITQVPENSDYIIFPELLTIGLSAAFGEQDASSVIRIDEYTNQYKDLFRSLSRKRKQVIIAGTHLERRENEYFNIAYIFDKDGSVVEHKKTHIFPAEANWHTSEGDDLEVYSVGPVKIGIAVCYEAEIPEISRILSVKGADIIFCPSYTFTEAGFWRVRHCAHARAIENQVYFVHCPTVGEPGAPLQNGYGRASILSPCDSAWPANGIVAEAVMNEHTIITGTVDMDELYENRKNGAATTFKDRNRRKDMYAKYEPYEGLK from the coding sequence GTGAAAATTAAAATAACGGCTTGTCAATTTCGTGTAGAAAAAGTGTCAACTTTCAATGAATTTCAGGAACAAGTAGAAAACTTGATCACCCAAGTTCCAGAAAACTCGGATTATATCATTTTTCCTGAACTGTTAACTATCGGGTTATCAGCGGCCTTTGGAGAACAGGATGCTTCGTCCGTTATCAGGATTGATGAATATACCAATCAATACAAAGATCTTTTCAGGTCACTTTCAAGAAAAAGAAAACAGGTCATCATTGCGGGCACGCATCTGGAACGCCGCGAAAATGAATACTTCAATATTGCATACATTTTTGATAAAGACGGATCAGTCGTTGAGCATAAAAAAACTCATATCTTTCCTGCTGAAGCGAATTGGCATACTTCTGAAGGTGATGATCTGGAAGTTTATTCCGTGGGTCCGGTTAAGATAGGAATAGCGGTATGTTATGAAGCGGAGATACCTGAAATATCAAGGATATTATCAGTGAAAGGGGCCGACATCATTTTTTGCCCATCATACACATTTACAGAGGCTGGTTTTTGGCGCGTTCGCCATTGCGCACATGCACGTGCAATCGAGAATCAGGTATATTTTGTTCATTGCCCCACTGTTGGTGAACCAGGGGCACCCCTGCAGAACGGATACGGCCGTGCCAGTATACTTAGCCCATGTGACAGCGCTTGGCCAGCAAATGGAATAGTAGCCGAGGCGGTAATGAATGAACATACAATCATTACCGGAACGGTTGATATGGACGAACTTTATGAGAATCGAAAAAATGGTGCGGCAACCACTTTCAAGGATCGTAATCGCCGAAAAGATATGTATGCAAAATATGAGCCATACGAAGGGCTGAAATAA
- a CDS encoding DUF3311 domain-containing protein, with protein sequence MDAIKLLLFVPFIGFLGLLPYANKIEPYILGMPFLLFWVAFWMVMASIILIIVYKFDPDNKGSDSE encoded by the coding sequence TTGGATGCTATTAAGCTATTGCTTTTTGTTCCATTTATAGGGTTTTTAGGTTTATTGCCCTATGCAAATAAAATAGAACCGTACATATTGGGGATGCCTTTTTTGTTATTTTGGGTTGCATTTTGGATGGTGATGGCATCGATTATCTTAATTATTGTCTATAAGTTCGATCCTGATAATAAAGGGAGTGATTCTGAATGA
- a CDS encoding amidohydrolase produces MTADIVFINGEVITVNQKNEVAEALAIKGNRISAVGTNQEIKVFIGEETNVIDLQGKSLLPGFIDSHIHLILYGVNQLAVSCKAEHIKSVEDLLIDLKKKALTVPKGEWIRAWGFNETAVKEKRYPTIAELDAISTDHPIIVTRTCSHISVVNSRALAIARIDENSDNPTGGIIEKDRAGRITGKLIETANMIMADRASYSESELLKAVKIASEHFIAAGITSIHEAGAHGPESFRLMQQAIKNKDIRVRIYAMVGSLNNSHEFVNKMVDSGVITGTGDERFKIGPAKLFTDGSSTGPTIATREPYSSDPGNFGILYYKEEEIYQVLGQAHKKGYQITVHAQGDKAIEMYLNCVEKALNESPRKDHRHRIEHAGISSPDLQIRMKELGIIPIPNPPFPFEFGDIYIEHYGNRVNHMYAARDFIDNDILAAGGSDAPVTDHDPLLGIHVAVNRTSRSGTKIGPVQSISVLEAIKLYTWNGAFASFDEDVKGSLEAGKLADLVVLNNSILKVDSQNIKDLKVESTILNGEILYHRGTLVEI; encoded by the coding sequence TTGACAGCTGATATCGTATTCATAAACGGCGAGGTCATTACCGTAAATCAAAAAAATGAAGTCGCAGAAGCCCTGGCAATTAAAGGTAATCGTATCTCGGCAGTCGGAACAAATCAGGAAATCAAGGTATTTATCGGAGAAGAAACAAATGTGATTGATTTGCAGGGAAAGTCATTACTTCCTGGGTTTATAGATTCTCATATTCATCTTATATTGTACGGTGTCAATCAATTGGCAGTAAGTTGTAAAGCTGAACATATCAAATCTGTAGAAGATTTGTTAATCGATCTGAAGAAGAAAGCTTTGACGGTCCCTAAAGGTGAGTGGATCCGCGCCTGGGGCTTTAATGAGACCGCTGTTAAAGAAAAACGTTATCCAACAATAGCGGAATTGGATGCCATTTCAACAGATCATCCCATTATCGTGACCCGAACATGCAGCCATATAAGCGTGGTGAATAGCAGGGCGTTAGCGATTGCCCGAATTGATGAAAACTCAGATAATCCAACTGGAGGGATCATTGAAAAGGATAGGGCGGGGAGGATTACAGGCAAACTCATTGAAACAGCAAATATGATAATGGCAGACAGAGCAAGTTATTCAGAAAGTGAACTGTTGAAAGCGGTGAAAATAGCGTCGGAGCATTTCATCGCAGCAGGCATAACAAGCATTCATGAAGCTGGTGCTCATGGTCCTGAAAGTTTCCGTTTAATGCAACAGGCCATAAAAAATAAGGATATTCGTGTCCGTATCTATGCGATGGTCGGTTCATTGAATAATTCTCATGAATTTGTAAATAAAATGGTAGATTCGGGAGTCATAACCGGAACTGGGGATGAAAGATTCAAAATCGGACCAGCTAAATTGTTTACGGATGGCAGCAGTACCGGTCCGACAATTGCTACCCGCGAGCCTTATTCGAGTGATCCTGGGAATTTTGGCATTCTTTATTATAAAGAAGAGGAAATCTATCAAGTATTAGGTCAGGCACATAAAAAAGGCTATCAGATCACAGTCCATGCCCAAGGTGACAAAGCGATAGAGATGTATTTAAATTGCGTGGAAAAGGCTTTGAATGAATCGCCAAGGAAAGATCATAGACATAGAATTGAGCATGCTGGAATATCTTCGCCAGATTTACAAATTAGGATGAAAGAACTTGGAATCATCCCGATCCCCAACCCCCCATTTCCTTTTGAATTCGGTGATATATATATTGAACATTACGGCAATAGGGTCAACCACATGTACGCTGCCCGTGATTTTATTGATAATGACATCTTGGCCGCAGGTGGTTCAGATGCTCCCGTAACTGATCACGACCCTTTATTAGGCATACACGTTGCTGTTAATAGAACAAGCAGGTCTGGTACGAAAATAGGTCCGGTTCAATCTATTAGCGTATTGGAAGCCATAAAACTATACACATGGAATGGCGCATTTGCGAGTTTCGATGAAGATGTCAAAGGCAGCCTGGAGGCAGGCAAGCTGGCCGATCTAGTAGTATTGAATAATAGTATATTGAAAGTGGATTCCCAAAATATCAAGGATTTGAAAGTTGAGTCAACGATTTTGAATGGGGAGATTCTTTATCATCGGGGAACATTAGTAGAAATATAA
- a CDS encoding Zn-dependent hydrolase, with translation MKKQKLLINGERMSRTLEKFADFGRTENNGVTRLSLSEEDRLVRDYFCACCKELGMTIKVDDMGNIYATLAGLENKPPIVMGSHMDTVKKGGRFDGILGVAAGLEVVRTLVENNIQPKIPVMIVNFTNEEGARFEPSMMSSGVLSGKFEKSIMLQKTDSDGTTFESALNAIGYAGDKENRLKEATAFLELHIEQGPILERESLTIGVVECVLGMVCYEIEVTGESDHAGTTPMNMRKDAFFTANSLIMEARQKLGMLDDDLVFTMGRVNVFPNIHTVIPNKVVFSLEARHKDSKVIEKVEEVIKSLITTGSEGGCDIQAKKLWDRDTVWFDKSICNLLEQSTNYLGLPYKRMVSGAGHDAQFIASYIPTAMVFVPSINGKSHCEEELTSWEDCEKGVNVILETVLAIQSA, from the coding sequence ATGAAAAAGCAAAAATTATTAATTAATGGTGAGAGGATGAGTCGTACACTCGAGAAATTTGCTGATTTTGGAAGGACAGAAAACAATGGAGTCACACGGCTTTCCCTTTCCGAAGAAGACCGATTAGTCCGGGATTACTTTTGCGCTTGCTGTAAAGAATTGGGTATGACCATTAAGGTTGATGATATGGGGAATATTTACGCTACATTAGCGGGACTTGAAAACAAACCGCCTATTGTGATGGGATCACATATGGATACCGTAAAAAAGGGAGGGCGATTTGATGGTATCTTGGGTGTAGCTGCAGGCTTGGAAGTCGTGCGGACTCTGGTGGAAAATAATATCCAACCTAAAATTCCGGTAATGATCGTCAATTTTACAAACGAAGAGGGAGCCAGATTCGAACCTTCCATGATGTCTTCGGGAGTTCTTTCAGGTAAATTCGAAAAATCCATCATGCTGCAAAAGACGGATAGTGACGGAACGACTTTCGAAAGTGCTTTGAATGCCATTGGATATGCAGGGGATAAAGAGAATCGTTTAAAAGAAGCGACTGCATTTCTAGAATTGCATATTGAACAAGGGCCCATTCTTGAACGTGAATCACTCACGATCGGTGTCGTTGAATGTGTCCTTGGTATGGTGTGCTATGAGATAGAAGTTACAGGCGAATCCGATCATGCAGGAACCACCCCGATGAATATGAGAAAAGATGCTTTCTTCACTGCGAATAGCTTGATTATGGAGGCTCGTCAGAAGCTAGGCATGCTTGATGACGATTTGGTTTTTACGATGGGAAGGGTAAATGTGTTTCCTAATATCCATACGGTGATCCCTAATAAAGTGGTTTTTTCGCTAGAAGCGAGACATAAGGATTCCAAAGTCATCGAAAAGGTGGAGGAAGTCATTAAAAGCCTTATAACTACAGGTTCAGAAGGCGGCTGTGACATCCAAGCGAAAAAATTATGGGACAGGGATACCGTTTGGTTCGACAAATCCATTTGCAATTTGCTTGAGCAATCAACCAATTATCTAGGCCTACCCTATAAAAGAATGGTAAGCGGTGCAGGGCATGATGCACAGTTTATAGCTAGTTATATACCTACTGCCATGGTTTTCGTCCCAAGTATCAACGGTAAAAGTCATTGTGAAGAGGAACTTACTAGTTGGGAAGATTGTGAAAAAGGCGTCAATGTAATACTGGAAACGGTCCTTGCCATCCAGTCCGCTTAA
- a CDS encoding C40 family peptidase has translation MNLKRLTVFVLSLFALGILVFSPHEASSREKQRVAYVDVNVATLWTEPGLLREIDAPSASNPVDLNAWIGSMNYEDKLWLVGNLETQALYGSKVTILEDRGEWVKVAVANQPTPRNDIGYPGWMPKAQLKDGNSFEKHFKRGFALVNAPKTWLYSDSKLRSKFMEVSFDTRLPLLQVKKDKVKVMTPSNGAKWIEKQDVSVYQNENQIPAPTGMDIVESGKGFLGLPYLWAGISGFGFDCSGFTYTMYHANGITIPRDSSIQAQHGKKVEQENLQPGDLLFFAYDKGKGKVHHVGIYIGDGKMIHSPNSSTHVRIDEIKTSGYGEEYAGARRYID, from the coding sequence ATTAATTTGAAAAGGTTAACCGTTTTTGTGCTATCTTTATTTGCTCTCGGTATTTTAGTATTCAGTCCCCATGAAGCTAGTTCAAGAGAGAAGCAGAGAGTTGCCTATGTAGATGTAAACGTGGCAACTCTTTGGACTGAGCCAGGATTATTAAGAGAAATCGATGCTCCTTCAGCATCGAACCCTGTTGATTTGAATGCCTGGATCGGCTCGATGAATTATGAAGACAAACTGTGGCTTGTGGGTAACTTGGAAACACAAGCGTTATATGGTTCAAAAGTGACGATTCTAGAAGATCGGGGTGAATGGGTGAAAGTAGCCGTTGCCAATCAACCGACGCCCCGCAATGATATTGGTTATCCAGGATGGATGCCAAAGGCACAATTAAAAGACGGAAATTCTTTTGAGAAGCATTTTAAACGAGGATTTGCCCTTGTAAATGCCCCAAAGACTTGGCTTTATTCGGATTCGAAACTTCGGTCCAAATTTATGGAGGTCAGCTTCGATACCCGCCTCCCGCTATTGCAGGTGAAAAAAGATAAAGTGAAGGTGATGACACCGAGTAATGGAGCAAAATGGATAGAGAAGCAGGACGTGTCAGTCTATCAAAATGAAAATCAAATACCTGCTCCAACCGGAATGGATATCGTTGAATCAGGAAAAGGATTTTTAGGGCTTCCTTACTTATGGGCTGGGATTTCCGGTTTTGGATTTGACTGTTCTGGATTTACCTATACAATGTACCATGCAAATGGAATAACGATCCCAAGAGACTCTTCCATTCAGGCGCAACATGGAAAAAAGGTGGAACAAGAAAATCTTCAACCAGGTGATTTACTATTTTTTGCCTATGATAAAGGGAAAGGAAAGGTCCATCATGTCGGAATATATATTGGTGACGGCAAAATGATCCATTCGCCTAACAGCTCTACACATGTAAGGATAGATGAAATAAAAACATCGGGATACGGAGAGGAATATGCGGGAGCAAGAAGATATATCGATTGA
- a CDS encoding DUF2294 domain-containing protein: MMINTKKRIEAEISEAFIKFQRELIGRGPQETKTYIINDMLITRFKGVLTVEEKHLVSHNSGKKLVKKMRSLLREMYTKEYEKIVEDHTGCKVLSSHSDISTKTGERIEVFIMDKDLERLFETIK, from the coding sequence ATTATGATAAATACAAAAAAAAGGATCGAGGCTGAAATAAGCGAAGCATTCATTAAATTCCAGCGTGAATTGATAGGAAGAGGACCTCAGGAAACTAAAACTTATATAATCAATGATATGTTGATAACCCGTTTTAAGGGTGTCCTTACTGTAGAGGAAAAGCACCTTGTGAGTCACAATTCCGGCAAAAAACTTGTGAAAAAAATGCGCTCACTACTACGTGAAATGTATACTAAGGAATATGAAAAAATAGTTGAAGATCATACAGGTTGTAAGGTTCTTTCATCTCACAGTGATATAAGCACTAAAACAGGTGAAAGAATTGAAGTTTTCATTATGGATAAGGATTTGGAACGTCTTTTTGAAACCATCAAATAG
- a CDS encoding sodium:solute symporter family protein, whose product MNISLLIIAIFLVLALYLGIKARKGKDMDMEQFAVGGRGFGTFFIFLLIAGEIYTTFTFLGGSGWAYSKGAAAYYVPAYIFLAYVLSYWLVPKIWRYSKRHSIISQPEYFASKYKSKSMGMIVAVLGSLALVPYIVIQLKGLGIIVSEASYGAISPVAASVIGAVVVTTYVMISGIHGSAWTAILKDFMILVVVIFLGIYIPFHYFGGIQSMFETVQAAKPEMLVLADQGLSQSWFVSTVLLNALGFYLLPQTFMVVLSSNGERTLRKNAIALPLYTLLLLFVFFIGFTAIMEIPGLQGADGDLSLLRLAIQTFDPWVIGVIGAAGLLTALVPASVMLMAASVGLTNSFFKVLVPAATETHQLIVSRIIIIGISIIALIVTVTGGEALAILNIMSYSLITQLAPSLFCSLPKTNIINKYGAMAGILAGVLIVLYATIGDVKVATFLPDIPHVINDISTGVIALLINILVTFIVSALTKHISIQQTEMNDLDKIS is encoded by the coding sequence ATGAATATCTCATTACTCATCATTGCCATCTTCTTGGTTCTAGCACTTTATTTAGGGATAAAAGCAAGAAAAGGGAAGGATATGGACATGGAGCAATTTGCCGTAGGGGGCAGGGGCTTCGGTACATTTTTCATTTTTCTGCTGATAGCAGGTGAAATTTATACAACTTTTACTTTTCTGGGCGGAAGTGGGTGGGCTTACTCAAAAGGTGCGGCTGCTTATTATGTTCCCGCCTATATTTTCTTAGCCTATGTCCTATCATATTGGCTCGTTCCTAAAATATGGAGATATTCAAAACGCCATTCTATTATCTCTCAGCCAGAGTATTTTGCATCTAAATATAAAAGCAAGTCAATGGGGATGATCGTTGCTGTTCTGGGAAGCTTAGCCCTCGTGCCTTACATAGTCATACAGCTCAAAGGATTAGGTATCATTGTTTCAGAAGCATCTTACGGAGCAATTTCACCAGTTGCTGCAAGTGTGATCGGTGCTGTGGTCGTAACTACCTATGTAATGATTTCAGGCATTCATGGATCAGCGTGGACAGCCATACTAAAAGATTTCATGATTTTGGTGGTCGTTATCTTTTTAGGGATTTACATTCCATTTCATTACTTCGGAGGCATACAGTCAATGTTTGAGACCGTCCAAGCTGCTAAACCGGAAATGTTGGTTTTGGCAGATCAGGGATTGAGTCAGTCCTGGTTTGTGTCCACCGTTTTGCTAAATGCACTAGGATTTTATTTGCTGCCACAAACATTCATGGTCGTTTTATCGTCGAATGGGGAAAGAACCCTCCGGAAAAATGCGATTGCGTTACCCTTATACACATTGTTACTTCTTTTCGTTTTTTTTATTGGATTTACAGCCATCATGGAAATCCCGGGTTTGCAAGGAGCTGATGGAGATCTCTCGCTTTTAAGGCTGGCGATTCAAACATTCGATCCTTGGGTGATAGGGGTTATCGGAGCTGCAGGTTTATTGACGGCACTAGTACCGGCTTCAGTCATGCTAATGGCTGCATCGGTAGGTCTGACAAATAGCTTTTTCAAAGTTCTGGTCCCGGCTGCGACTGAAACACATCAATTGATTGTCTCTAGGATAATTATTATTGGTATCTCAATCATTGCTTTAATTGTAACGGTAACAGGCGGCGAGGCTTTGGCCATCTTGAATATTATGTCATACAGTTTAATTACGCAACTGGCACCCTCCTTGTTTTGCAGTTTACCAAAAACCAATATAATCAATAAGTATGGTGCAATGGCAGGAATATTGGCAGGCGTCCTAATTGTTTTATATGCGACAATTGGAGATGTGAAGGTTGCTACATTCCTGCCGGATATCCCACATGTAATTAATGATATCAGTACAGGCGTCATAGCTTTGTTAATTAATATACTAGTAACATTCATTGTAAGTGCACTTACTAAACATATCTCTATTCAACAGACCGAAATGAATGATCTGGACAAGATATCCTGA